The following are from one region of the Cloacibacterium normanense genome:
- a CDS encoding alkaline phosphatase family protein → MKKIFSGFTVFLFSLFFAQHNLAVDTAQVITPNRFNSAEALEKPYLIFISADGYRYDYTEKYNAQNLQKFSNEGVKAKAMLPSYPSITFPNHWSIITGLYPSHHGLVDNFFYDYSRKEAYAMNKKENAEDGSWYGGIPLWSLAEQQGMVTASLQWVGSASDAGKTRPTYYYHYHEKFSPEEKINKVVNWLKLPENVRPHFISLYFPEVDGAGHRFGPESPEAEKSVQLVDNAIGNLVEKVNQLGLKNVNFIFVSDHGMIKVDKENPLSIPEMLLNKERFDIYNSQTLLRVVVKNPDEVKSTFRELKNSKTEDYQVFLTKKFPRKLHYGTKDDKYNRIGQILLVPNAPKIFLEKGKSTSSGKHGYNSRKTPEMKAAFYAWGNVFRNQTEIDEFQNVSVYPLVAEILGLKISEPIDGKFSEVKKALK, encoded by the coding sequence ATGAAAAAAATATTTTCGGGTTTCACTGTTTTTCTGTTTTCTCTCTTTTTTGCTCAACATAATCTCGCGGTTGATACAGCCCAAGTTATTACTCCGAACAGATTTAATTCAGCAGAAGCATTGGAAAAACCATATCTTATTTTTATTTCTGCAGACGGTTACAGATATGATTACACCGAAAAATATAATGCCCAAAATCTTCAAAAATTTTCAAATGAAGGTGTAAAAGCAAAAGCCATGTTGCCAAGTTACCCAAGCATCACTTTCCCGAATCATTGGTCTATTATTACAGGTTTATATCCTTCTCATCACGGTTTGGTAGATAATTTTTTCTATGATTACTCCAGAAAAGAAGCGTATGCAATGAATAAAAAGGAAAATGCAGAAGATGGCTCTTGGTACGGTGGAATTCCGCTTTGGAGTTTAGCAGAGCAACAAGGAATGGTTACCGCTTCTTTACAATGGGTTGGTTCTGCAAGTGACGCTGGCAAAACCCGACCAACTTATTATTATCACTACCACGAAAAATTTTCACCAGAAGAGAAAATTAATAAAGTAGTGAACTGGTTAAAATTACCAGAAAATGTTCGTCCTCACTTTATTTCACTGTATTTTCCAGAAGTAGATGGAGCAGGTCATCGATTTGGACCAGAATCTCCAGAAGCCGAAAAATCTGTACAATTGGTAGATAACGCCATCGGTAATTTGGTGGAAAAAGTGAATCAATTGGGTTTGAAAAATGTGAATTTCATCTTCGTTTCAGATCATGGAATGATTAAAGTTGATAAAGAAAATCCGCTTTCTATTCCAGAAATGCTTCTCAATAAAGAAAGATTTGATATTTATAATTCTCAAACCTTACTCAGAGTGGTGGTTAAAAATCCTGATGAGGTAAAATCTACATTTCGTGAATTAAAAAATTCAAAAACTGAAGATTACCAAGTTTTTTTGACCAAAAAATTTCCTAGAAAACTTCATTATGGAACAAAAGATGACAAATATAACCGTATCGGTCAGATTTTATTAGTGCCAAATGCGCCAAAAATATTTTTAGAAAAAGGAAAATCTACTTCTTCAGGAAAACATGGCTACAATTCTAGAAAAACACCAGAAATGAAAGCTGCTTTTTACGCTTGGGGAAATGTTTTCAGAAACCAAACAGAAATCGATGAATTTCAGAATGTGAGTGTTTATCCTTTGGTTGCGGAAATTCTCGGTTTAAAAATTTCAGAACCTATTGATGGGAAATTTTCAGAGGTTAAAAAAGCTTTGAAATAG
- a CDS encoding alpha-amylase, with amino-acid sequence MMNGTMIQYFHWYTEGDGKLWEEVQHNAKYLAELGITMVWLPPAYKANGGGFSVGYDPYDLFDLGEFDQKGGTPTKYGTKEQYISAINTLREKGIGTIVDIVLNHKAGGDEKERFQVYKVDPNNRQNFISEPFEIESYTKFTFPGRNKKYSDFEWNFTCFTGVDFAEGEEGDFIYQIINEHGDGWEEMTSDEKGNYDFLMYNDIEHRNPHVREELNYWGKWYHETVGFEGVRLDAVKHQSPEFYKEWLQLLRANTGKNLFAVGEFWAPGELPLLEKYIEETEGCMSLFDASLHHNLHTASQSGSEFDLRTIFDNTLVQSQPNLSVTVVDNHDTQPLQALEAPVEPWFKPIAYALILLRQEGFPCVFYPDLFGATYKDYGSDGNEHEIFLEKVDQIEELLKLRKNNAYGMQRDYFEDANCIGWTREGDGEHKGCAVVISNKEQYEKPMEMGTQYAGQYFYDALGRFEHTVQIDENGWGNFTVSAGNVSVWIPE; translated from the coding sequence ATGATGAACGGAACTATGATTCAATATTTCCATTGGTACACAGAAGGCGATGGAAAACTTTGGGAAGAAGTACAACATAACGCAAAATATTTAGCAGAACTTGGCATTACAATGGTTTGGTTACCACCTGCTTACAAAGCTAATGGTGGCGGATTCTCTGTGGGTTATGATCCCTATGATTTATTTGATTTGGGAGAATTTGACCAAAAAGGTGGAACTCCCACCAAATATGGAACCAAAGAACAATATATTTCTGCCATCAATACGCTCCGAGAAAAAGGAATTGGAACAATTGTAGATATTGTGCTAAATCACAAAGCTGGCGGTGATGAAAAAGAACGTTTCCAAGTGTACAAAGTAGACCCAAACAATCGACAAAATTTCATTTCTGAACCTTTTGAAATAGAAAGTTACACTAAATTTACTTTCCCGGGAAGAAATAAAAAATATTCAGATTTCGAATGGAATTTCACTTGTTTTACAGGCGTCGATTTTGCCGAAGGTGAAGAAGGAGATTTTATTTATCAAATCATTAATGAACATGGTGATGGTTGGGAAGAAATGACCAGCGATGAAAAAGGAAATTACGATTTTTTGATGTACAATGACATCGAACATCGCAATCCTCATGTAAGAGAAGAGCTGAATTATTGGGGAAAATGGTATCATGAAACCGTCGGTTTTGAAGGTGTTCGTTTAGATGCTGTGAAACATCAATCGCCAGAATTTTATAAAGAATGGCTTCAATTATTACGAGCCAATACTGGTAAAAACCTCTTTGCAGTAGGAGAATTTTGGGCTCCTGGTGAATTGCCACTTTTAGAAAAATACATTGAAGAAACCGAAGGTTGTATGAGCCTTTTTGATGCTTCTTTGCATCATAATTTGCATACTGCATCACAATCGGGAAGCGAATTTGATTTGCGAACTATTTTTGACAACACTTTGGTTCAATCTCAACCCAATTTGTCAGTTACAGTAGTTGATAACCATGACACTCAACCTTTGCAAGCTTTAGAAGCTCCTGTAGAACCTTGGTTTAAACCGATTGCTTATGCATTAATTTTGCTGAGACAAGAAGGTTTTCCTTGTGTTTTTTATCCAGATTTATTTGGAGCCACTTACAAAGATTATGGAAGTGATGGCAATGAACACGAAATTTTCTTAGAAAAAGTAGACCAAATAGAAGAACTTTTGAAGTTGAGAAAAAATAATGCTTACGGAATGCAAAGAGATTATTTCGAAGATGCTAATTGCATCGGTTGGACTCGAGAAGGTGATGGCGAACATAAAGGTTGTGCAGTTGTCATCAGCAATAAAGAACAATACGAAAAACCTATGGAAATGGGAACGCAATATGCTGGTCAGTATTTTTATGACGCATTAGGAAGATTCGAACATACTGTTCAAATTGATGAAAATGGCTGGGGAAATTTTACTGTTTCCGCTGGAAATGTAAGCGTTTGGATTCCTGAATAG
- the dinB gene encoding DNA polymerase IV: MQIPQRKIIHVDMDAFYASVEQHDQPELKGKPIAVGGEHRGVVAAASYEARKFGVRSAMSSKIAKEKCPHLIFVKPRFHRYKEISQKIREIFHEYTDLVEPLSLDEAYLDVTENKKNIESANEIAREIRQKIFEETGLTASAGISVNKFLAKVASDINKPNGQKTIHPTQILDFLEELPIEKFYGIGKVTANKMYSLQIFKGKDLKAKSMEELARLFGKSGIYYYNVVRGIHHGEVKPHRIQKSVGVEHTFWDDINEDEELYQKLKSLSEELESRLSKREIKGKTLTLKIKYKDFSQYTRSKTQEVYYENAEDFYETAQKLWELRPYNKAIRLLGLSLSNLNTEEKKQISVQLKIPFEEFEKE, from the coding sequence ATGCAAATCCCACAGAGAAAAATCATACATGTAGATATGGATGCGTTTTACGCTTCTGTGGAACAGCACGACCAACCTGAACTTAAAGGAAAACCCATTGCTGTAGGCGGTGAACATAGAGGTGTAGTTGCCGCAGCAAGTTACGAAGCCCGAAAATTTGGCGTTCGTTCTGCTATGTCGAGCAAAATTGCCAAAGAAAAATGTCCGCATCTTATTTTTGTAAAGCCAAGATTTCATCGTTACAAAGAAATTTCACAAAAAATCAGAGAAATTTTTCATGAATATACTGATTTGGTAGAACCGCTTTCTCTAGACGAAGCCTATTTAGACGTTACCGAAAACAAAAAAAACATAGAATCTGCCAATGAAATAGCAAGAGAAATTCGTCAAAAAATTTTTGAAGAAACAGGGCTCACTGCTTCTGCAGGAATTTCGGTGAATAAATTTTTGGCCAAAGTAGCTTCGGATATCAATAAACCCAACGGACAAAAAACCATTCATCCTACTCAGATTTTAGATTTTTTAGAAGAACTTCCGATTGAAAAATTTTACGGAATCGGAAAAGTCACAGCCAATAAAATGTACAGTTTACAGATTTTCAAAGGCAAAGATTTGAAGGCAAAATCTATGGAAGAACTGGCAAGACTTTTCGGGAAATCTGGGATTTATTATTACAATGTGGTTCGCGGAATTCATCATGGAGAAGTAAAACCTCACCGAATTCAAAAAAGTGTAGGTGTAGAACATACTTTTTGGGATGACATCAACGAAGATGAAGAACTTTACCAAAAACTAAAATCACTAAGCGAAGAACTAGAATCTAGACTTTCGAAAAGAGAAATTAAAGGCAAAACCTTGACTTTAAAAATAAAATACAAGGATTTTTCTCAATACACGCGTAGCAAAACACAAGAAGTGTATTATGAAAACGCTGAAGATTTCTACGAAACTGCTCAGAAACTTTGGGAATTAAGACCTTACAATAAAGCTATTCGTTTATTAGGTTTATCACTTTCTAACCTCAACACAGAAGAGAAAAAACAAATTTCGGTACAACTCAAAATTCCTTTTGAAGAATTCGAAAAAGAATAA
- a CDS encoding PadR family transcriptional regulator, whose translation MKKNALYKGTLQNIILKLLASEVKMYGYQLTQRAKELTKGELEMTEGALYPLLHKLENEGVIYSEMQQVNGRDRKYYLLTEKGKKQQALQEEEMKSYLFNLNAIFNI comes from the coding sequence ATGAAGAAAAACGCATTATATAAAGGAACTTTACAAAATATTATTCTGAAACTTCTCGCTTCAGAAGTAAAAATGTATGGTTATCAGTTGACGCAACGTGCTAAAGAACTGACAAAAGGTGAACTAGAGATGACAGAAGGTGCGCTTTATCCTTTGTTACACAAATTAGAAAATGAAGGAGTTATTTATTCTGAAATGCAACAAGTAAATGGTAGAGATAGAAAATATTATTTGCTGACCGAAAAAGGCAAAAAACAACAAGCCTTACAAGAAGAAGAAATGAAATCTTACCTATTTAATCTGAATGCAATTTTTAATATTTAA